In Penicillium oxalicum strain HP7-1 chromosome VII, whole genome shotgun sequence, one DNA window encodes the following:
- a CDS encoding Palmitoyltransferase erf2, translating into MASSTVRPGSLDVSQQQHVLGIPRPPSVGGISSRVTDLASEDGNASPSHTSPPPTLQHRTSASRRAPPPARNSVTSTAGSSQRPGSSASRLSRTHIPSLTAQAFFRPMSSQRLQAHRGGRPLTIGTISTTDGWNDQQSQNRHSLVSNSTMQHGSQVQTELDVPPSRGTEFTDPLTPDRNTCNASPTGQTTIRSLGDSVRLLRDREQNDRPRPPQLNLNANNPPKDSHDVPPKSPLSFLSLQNMGTSHNNHDARGHERLSSAGSSPGPMEAKKQLPRGNLGKNWEYFVGNTFFCFGGRLLNSRDKPINIVTGILQLLPSALFFAYSGPWLWHNISPAIPILFAYVFYICFSSFVHASVVDPGIMPRNLHSMPQFTLAHDPLAIGPPTNDWVMVKLATSDVAAMDVPVKYCKTCAIWRPPRCYHCRVCDNCVETLDHHCVWLNNCVGRRNYRYFFAFVSSCTILCLFLIGASLAHILVYMDREGISFGASISKWRVPFAMFIYGIIALPYPTSLWAYHLFLVGRGETTREYLNSHKFQKQDRHRPFTQGNVFTNWIAVLARPRPPTYMQFKRPYKEGDQRYAMQKRKYLARDLESQAGIEMQEVGPHRQD; encoded by the coding sequence ATGGCAAGCTCGACGGTGCGTCCGGGCTCTCTCGACGTCAGTCAGCAACAGCATGTCCTGGGCATTCCGCGACCTCCCTCGGTTGGAGGGATTTCATCCCGGGTGACTGATCTCGCCTCGGAAGATGGCAATGCTTCACCATCGCACACGTCGCCGCCACCCACCCTTCAGCACCGCACTTCTGCCTCTCGTCGCGCTCCACCACCTGCTCGTAATTCGGTCACTTCAACGGCTGGGTCGAGTCAGAGACCTGGAAGCTCTGCTAGCCGTCTGAGTAGGACACACATCCCGTCTCTTACTGCGCAGGCATTTTTTCGGCCGATGAGCTCGCAGCGCCTCCAAGCGCATCGAGGTGGCCGACCCTTGACCATTGGGACAATTTCTACCACGGATGGATGGAACGATCAACAAAGTCAGAACCGGCACAGTTTAGTTTCGAACAGTACAATGCAACATGGTTCACAGGTTCAAACGGAGCTAGACGTCCCACCGTCGCGAGGCACAGAGTTCACAGATCCTCTGACGCCAGACCGAAACACTTGCAATGCTAGCCCAACGGGCCAAACGACCATCCGCAGCCTCGGTGACAGTGTGAGGCTTCTACGTGACCGCGAGCAAAATGACAGGCCACGTCCTCCCCAATTAAATCTCAATGCCAATAATCCTCCAAAGGACTCGCACGATGTCCCTCCGAAGTCACCATTGTCCTTCCTTTCACTACAGAACATGGGAACTTCACACAATAATCATGATGCCCGAGGCCACGAGAGATTATCATCCGCGGGCTCTTCTCCAGGGCCCATGGAGGCAAAGAAGCAGCTACCTCGAGGCAATCTCGGCAAGAATTGGGAATATTTCGTCGGCAATACATTTTTTTGTTTCGGTGGCCGACTGCTCAATTCAAGAGACAAGCCCATTAATATCGTCACGGGGATCCTTCAGCTCCTTCCCTCAGCTCTGTTCTTCGCATATTCGGGTCCTTGGCTATGGCACAACATTTCACCGGCTATTCCCATCTTATTTGCCTACGTTTTCTATATCTGCTTCTCATCATTTGTGCATGCGTCTGTTGTCGATCCCGGCATCATGCCACGAAACCTCCACTCGATGCCTCAATTCACCTTGGCCCATGATCCATTGGCAATCGGTCCGCCCACCAACGATTGGGTCATGGTCAAATTAGCCACCTCTGACGTTGCAGCGATGGATGTCCCCGTGAAGTACTGCAAGACTTGTGCTATTTGGCGGCCACCTCGCTGCTATCATTGTCGGGTGTGTGATAATTGTGTCGAAACTCTCGATCATCACTGTGTCTGGTTGAACAACTGCGTGGGCCGGCGAAATTACCGCTACTTCTTCGCTTTTGTGAGCTCGTGTACTATTCTCTGTCTGTTCTTGATCGGAGCCAGTCTGGCCCACATCTTGGTTTACATGGACCGCGAAGGAATATCATTTGGAGCTTCCATCTCCAAGTGGCGGGTGCCGTTTGCCATGTTTATTTACGGCATTATCGCTCTTCCATATCCCACCTCTCTGTGGGCTTATCATCTTTTCTTGGTGGGTCGCGGTGAGACGACCAGGGAGTATCTCAATTCCCACAAATTTCAAAAGCAGGATCGTCATCGACCTTTTACCCAGGGTAACGTCTTCACTAATTGGATCGCTGTTTTGGCTCGACCCCGACCACCGACCTACATGCAATTCAAGCGCCCCTATAAAGAAGGCGATCAGCGTTACGCCATGCAAAAACGCAAGTATCTCGCCCGCGATCTTGAGTCTCAGGCCGGCATTGAGATGCAAGAAGTTGGCCCGCATCGTCAGGATTaa